A single region of the Actinoplanes sp. SE50/110 genome encodes:
- a CDS encoding acyl-CoA dehydrogenase family protein, with protein sequence MTTTDGKPAEVSEKQARQVAEAARESEWRKPSFGKELFLGRFQLDLIDPWPAAPDRPDADEFLRKLDAYVRHDMDGGQIERDARIPDEVFQELGRLGAFGMKIDKDYGGLGLSNLHYCKALTLVGSVNGATAALLSAHQSIGVPQPLKLFGSAAQKKAFLPRLAAGEVSAFLLTEPDVGSDPARLGTTATPVDGGFRLNGVKLWATNGTVATLLVVMARVPEKGITAFVVEGDAPGITVERRNAFLGLRGLENSVTRFHDVFVPEENVIGGLGKGLRIALTTLNTGRLSLPAMCVGAGKRALAISREWSADRVQWGRAVGTHEAVAKKIAFIAATTYAMESMLDLCCLIADDARNDIRIEAALVKLFASEMAWQIADELIQIRGGRGYETGDSLRARGERGAEAEQILRDLRINRIFEGSTEIMHLLIAREAVDAHLSVAGDIIDPDAGLTRKARAGARAGRFYARWLPTLAVGRGQNPMEYADYGPLAAHLRYVERASRKLARSTFYAMSRWQGKLERKQGFLGRIVDIGAELFAMSATCVRAHAEKDRQPAGLELADLFCRQARLRAEALFAALWDNTDTLDVKAARRVLDGRYAFLEEGVVNPASDAAWVAPWQPGAATVDDVRRRIPPATSGNVQEA encoded by the coding sequence ATGACCACGACGGATGGGAAACCGGCAGAGGTTTCGGAGAAGCAGGCGCGGCAGGTGGCCGAGGCCGCCCGCGAATCCGAGTGGCGCAAGCCCAGTTTCGGTAAGGAACTGTTTCTCGGCCGCTTCCAGCTGGACCTGATCGATCCGTGGCCGGCCGCGCCGGACCGGCCCGACGCCGACGAATTCCTCCGTAAACTCGACGCCTACGTCCGCCACGACATGGACGGCGGGCAGATCGAACGGGACGCGCGCATTCCCGACGAGGTGTTCCAGGAATTGGGGCGGCTGGGCGCGTTCGGCATGAAGATCGACAAGGATTACGGCGGGCTCGGGCTGTCCAACCTGCATTACTGCAAAGCGCTGACCCTGGTCGGTTCGGTGAACGGGGCGACCGCCGCGCTGCTGTCCGCGCACCAGTCGATCGGCGTGCCGCAGCCGCTGAAACTGTTCGGCTCGGCCGCGCAGAAGAAGGCGTTCCTGCCCCGGCTGGCGGCGGGCGAGGTGTCGGCGTTCCTGCTCACCGAGCCGGATGTCGGCTCCGACCCGGCCCGGCTGGGCACCACCGCCACCCCGGTGGACGGCGGCTTCCGGCTCAACGGGGTGAAATTGTGGGCCACCAACGGCACGGTCGCGACCCTGCTGGTGGTGATGGCCCGCGTGCCGGAGAAGGGCATCACCGCTTTCGTCGTGGAGGGCGATGCGCCGGGGATCACCGTCGAACGCCGCAACGCGTTCCTCGGATTGCGCGGCCTGGAGAACAGCGTCACCCGGTTCCACGACGTGTTCGTGCCGGAGGAGAACGTGATCGGCGGCCTCGGCAAGGGACTGCGGATCGCCCTGACCACGCTGAACACCGGGCGGCTGTCGCTTCCGGCGATGTGTGTCGGCGCCGGGAAACGGGCGCTGGCGATCAGCCGGGAATGGTCCGCGGACCGGGTGCAGTGGGGCCGGGCCGTCGGCACCCACGAGGCGGTGGCGAAGAAGATCGCGTTCATCGCGGCAACGACGTACGCCATGGAATCGATGTTGGATCTCTGCTGTCTGATCGCCGACGACGCGCGCAACGACATCCGGATCGAGGCAGCGCTGGTCAAACTGTTCGCCAGCGAGATGGCCTGGCAGATCGCCGACGAGCTCATCCAGATTCGCGGCGGGCGCGGTTACGAGACGGGCGATTCGCTGCGGGCCCGCGGCGAGCGCGGCGCGGAAGCCGAGCAGATCCTGCGTGATCTGCGGATCAACCGCATCTTCGAGGGTTCGACCGAAATCATGCACCTGCTGATCGCGCGGGAGGCGGTCGACGCGCACCTGTCGGTCGCCGGGGACATCATCGACCCGGACGCCGGCCTGACCCGCAAGGCCCGCGCCGGGGCGCGCGCCGGCAGGTTCTACGCCCGGTGGCTGCCGACTCTGGCGGTCGGCCGGGGGCAGAATCCGATGGAGTACGCGGATTACGGCCCGCTCGCCGCGCACCTGAGATACGTGGAGCGGGCATCGCGCAAACTCGCCCGGTCCACGTTCTACGCAATGTCCCGGTGGCAGGGGAAACTGGAGCGTAAACAGGGCTTCCTGGGCCGGATCGTGGACATCGGCGCCGAATTGTTCGCGATGTCGGCGACCTGCGTGCGGGCCCACGCGGAAAAGGACCGGCAGCCGGCCGGGCTGGAATTGGCCGACCTCTTCTGCCGGCAGGCGCGGCTGCGCGCCGAGGCGCTGTTCGCCGCTTTGTGGGACAACACCGACACGCTGGACGTGAAGGCCGCCCGGCGGGTGCTCGACGGACGCTACGCGTTCCTGGAGGAGGGTGTGGTCAACCCGGCCTCGGACGCGGCCTGGGTCGCTCCGTGGCAGCCCGGCGCCGCCACCGTCGATGACGTGCGACGCCGGATCCCGCCCGCGACCTCAGGTAATGTTCAGGAGGCATAG
- a CDS encoding GNAT family N-acetyltransferase translates to MAGSDRPGRETQPLTLRVMTPESFRRRRAEMVMRYAVAGGEAAEAAAARQIDAALPGGPDTPGELLRSAWSGPHEVGWIWASMPGRVVPDLAWIDELVVDEGFRRRGFGEAIMRATEAALAAGGATRAALNVFGGNDGARRLYERLGYTVTLQELTAVPYASPPGPVTLVPLAGPAARIEASVAATAAEFGLGPVQARERVMARQTPATVNAAVVAGGRAVGWVSYSPRHFSRPRSGGIYRLDIDPPYRSVGYGTAAVRAVLTELAGLPGVLTSVPRPAVWLHRLGFRLSAQHMAHELPTGGKRRRRAGSAGESCT, encoded by the coding sequence ATGGCCGGATCTGATCGTCCAGGGCGGGAAACGCAACCGCTGACGCTGCGGGTGATGACGCCGGAGTCGTTCCGGCGGCGCCGCGCCGAAATGGTCATGCGGTATGCCGTGGCGGGCGGCGAAGCAGCGGAGGCGGCCGCCGCCCGCCAGATCGACGCGGCGCTCCCGGGCGGTCCGGACACCCCCGGGGAGTTGCTGCGGTCAGCCTGGTCCGGGCCGCACGAGGTCGGCTGGATCTGGGCCTCGATGCCGGGCCGGGTGGTGCCGGACCTGGCCTGGATCGACGAACTGGTCGTCGACGAGGGCTTCCGCCGGCGCGGATTCGGCGAGGCGATCATGCGGGCGACGGAGGCCGCGCTGGCGGCCGGCGGCGCCACCCGGGCCGCCCTGAACGTCTTCGGCGGCAACGACGGCGCCCGGCGGCTGTACGAGCGGCTCGGCTACACGGTCACCCTCCAGGAGCTCACCGCCGTCCCGTACGCGTCGCCGCCCGGCCCGGTCACGCTCGTCCCACTGGCCGGCCCGGCCGCCCGGATCGAGGCGTCCGTCGCCGCGACAGCGGCGGAGTTCGGCCTCGGCCCGGTCCAGGCCCGGGAGCGGGTCATGGCCCGGCAGACACCGGCGACGGTCAACGCCGCGGTGGTGGCCGGCGGGCGGGCGGTCGGCTGGGTCTCGTACAGTCCGCGACACTTCTCCCGGCCCCGGTCCGGCGGCATCTACCGGCTCGACATCGACCCGCCGTACCGATCCGTCGGCTACGGGACGGCCGCCGTCCGGGCCGTCCTGACGGAACTCGCCGGCCTGCCCGGGGTCCTGACGAGCGTGCCGCGGCCCGCCGTCTGGCTGCACCGGCTCGGATTCCGGCTGTCGGCCCAGCACATGGCCCACGAGCTGCCGACGGGCGGAAAGCGGCGACGCCGGGCCGGGTCGGCGGGTGAATCGTGCACATAG
- a CDS encoding LysR family transcriptional regulator, with product MEQRQLEYFVAVAEELNFTRAAQRTHAVQSTVSASVRALERHLGAPLFDRSTTRVALTAAGKALLPEARRALDALDQARATVTGLRAGLTGSLRVGTLSGLTAIDLPALVSDFRTRHPGVRLSLSMAAGGTDGLLAAVRARDLDVAFVGVQTASVPDLQLDPIATFQPRVLVPAGHPLAGAGTVTPAGLADEPFIDLPPGFCNRIRTDHDFRRAGIARTIAVEVSDITTIPGYVEAGIGVALVPPLAAEVGRRVAAIDLDPPAAPWTLAAASLGNPTATPALRAFLDLVAAHVVRRDRY from the coding sequence GTGGAACAGCGCCAACTGGAATACTTCGTGGCCGTCGCCGAGGAACTCAACTTCACCCGGGCCGCCCAGCGCACCCACGCCGTCCAGTCGACGGTCTCGGCCAGCGTCCGCGCGCTCGAACGTCATCTCGGCGCGCCCCTGTTCGACCGCAGCACCACCCGCGTCGCCCTCACCGCGGCCGGCAAGGCGCTGCTGCCCGAGGCCCGGCGGGCGCTCGACGCCCTCGACCAGGCCCGCGCCACGGTTACCGGCCTGCGCGCGGGGCTGACCGGCAGCCTGCGCGTCGGCACCCTGTCCGGCCTGACCGCCATCGACCTGCCGGCCCTGGTCAGCGACTTCCGCACCCGGCATCCCGGCGTGCGGCTGAGCCTGAGCATGGCCGCCGGCGGCACCGACGGGCTGCTCGCCGCGGTCCGCGCCCGCGACCTCGACGTCGCGTTCGTCGGCGTGCAGACGGCGAGCGTCCCCGACCTGCAGCTCGACCCGATCGCCACCTTCCAGCCGCGGGTCCTCGTCCCGGCCGGGCACCCGCTGGCCGGGGCGGGCACGGTCACCCCGGCCGGGCTCGCCGACGAGCCGTTCATCGACCTGCCACCCGGCTTCTGCAACCGCATCCGCACCGACCACGACTTCCGCCGGGCCGGCATCGCCCGCACGATCGCCGTCGAGGTCAGCGACATAACGACCATTCCGGGGTACGTCGAGGCCGGCATCGGCGTCGCCCTGGTGCCGCCGCTGGCCGCCGAGGTCGGCCGCCGGGTCGCCGCGATCGACCTGGACCCACCGGCCGCGCCCTGGACCCTGGCCGCGGCCAGCCTCGGCAACCCCACTGCGACCCCGGCCCTGCGCGCCTTCCTCGACCTGGTCGCCGCCCACGTGGTCCGCCGGGACCGCTATTAG